The following are encoded together in the Cyanobacterium aponinum PCC 10605 genome:
- a CDS encoding DUF1997 domain-containing protein, which translates to MQICFQAEETVKLEVKQQAIPIQHYLRQPSRLVKAIADRKLMTALKDDCYRLQMHPLSFLDMYHFQPTAVLKVWSGASGNVYVNSVSCEIKGIEYLNRRFSLQLKGKLTPTEIEGKVYLQGKANLTVTVDLPPPLWLTPKSLLLTTGNSLLKGVLVRIKNKLMSQLLNDYYDFVKSEQEKTHSLGWQEA; encoded by the coding sequence ATGCAAATTTGTTTTCAAGCAGAAGAAACTGTAAAACTAGAGGTAAAACAACAAGCGATACCTATTCAACATTATCTTAGACAACCTTCAAGATTAGTAAAGGCGATCGCAGATCGAAAATTAATGACTGCTTTAAAAGATGACTGTTATCGTCTCCAAATGCACCCCCTCAGTTTTTTAGATATGTACCACTTTCAACCTACGGCAGTGTTGAAGGTTTGGTCTGGTGCTTCTGGAAATGTTTATGTTAATTCTGTATCCTGTGAAATTAAAGGGATAGAATATCTCAATCGCCGTTTTTCCCTACAACTTAAAGGAAAACTAACCCCAACGGAAATTGAGGGTAAAGTTTATTTACAGGGAAAAGCAAACCTCACGGTTACTGTTGATTTGCCTCCTCCACTTTGGTTAACTCCTAAATCTTTATTACTAACTACTGGTAATAGTTTACTTAAAGGGGTTTTAGTGAGAATTAAAAATAAATTGATGTCACAACTTTTAAATGATTATTATGATTTTGTTAAAAGTGAGCAAGAAAAAACCCATTCCCTCGGTTGGCAAGAAGCCTAA